A single genomic interval of Chitinophaga sp. 180180018-3 harbors:
- a CDS encoding methyltransferase domain-containing protein, producing the protein MYLVKGCVVNDENGFDWDSYFLNKSEKRKVVPLELESLFASTRSHLKENHARFGFVFQKFMRLLLNGIRFSSPPLILELGAATGFLTKWLVDNSGGTGTLVDKSDEAYAAFVDTGDGNNASMVYVREDIFQLQLPPQYDIVCSFGVIEHFPDKKEVIATHKKFLSENGYVLIIIPLDSPLTRTFYEVNFELNQGYRELLTVTEFLEVLAAENLEVVNMARSEGYVYDIVGALCRITSR; encoded by the coding sequence ATGTATTTAGTAAAAGGATGTGTTGTTAATGATGAAAATGGGTTTGACTGGGACAGCTATTTTCTCAATAAGTCTGAGAAAAGAAAAGTGGTACCGCTGGAATTGGAAAGCCTGTTTGCCTCCACCCGCTCTCATCTGAAGGAGAATCATGCCCGTTTTGGCTTTGTATTCCAGAAATTCATGAGATTACTATTGAATGGTATCAGGTTCTCTTCTCCTCCACTTATTCTGGAGTTGGGGGCTGCTACCGGTTTTTTGACAAAGTGGCTGGTGGATAATTCTGGAGGAACGGGTACACTTGTAGATAAATCTGATGAGGCATATGCAGCTTTTGTGGATACCGGGGATGGTAACAATGCATCGATGGTATATGTCCGTGAAGACATCTTTCAATTACAACTACCGCCACAATATGATATTGTTTGCAGCTTTGGGGTAATAGAACATTTTCCTGATAAGAAAGAAGTTATAGCTACGCATAAGAAGTTTCTGTCGGAAAATGGATATGTACTTATTATTATCCCTCTGGATAGCCCGCTGACAAGAACCTTTTACGAAGTTAACTTTGAGCTGAATCAGGGATACCGCGAACTGCTTACAGTCACAGAATTTCTGGAAGTATTAGCTGCTGAAAACCTTGAAGTGGTTAATATGGCAAGAAGCGAGGGATATGTTTATGACATCGTTGGTGCGCTTTGCCGCATTACTTCGAGATAA
- a CDS encoding amino acid adenylation domain-containing protein translates to MMSMEKIMMNQPLHFLFEEAVLRYPEHTAVICQQQSISYAALDKKAEGIKNYLLSAGLQKGAPVAIMMPSSVEAIAALLGVLKAGGAFLPIHPDIPANRFKYLMQNSGCEFLLFKNMQRPLPAGVHALDLMKEETYTGHVPVPAPAVVGSDLAYILYTSGSTGDPKGVMIEHRSIVNYITWASRTYLRGEQLNFPLFTPLSFDLTLTSIFTPLISGSTIIVFEEDLSKINLHRILEHEKVDIVKLTPSHLKMINRLQITRSAIRKFIVGGEALETSLAASITGQFPDVEIYNEYGPTETTVGTMVYKYRHGVDDTPTVPLGVAIDHTQVFVLDSQLIPVPEGEQGEIYISGAGLARGYVDSPELTRHRFIDNPYAPGERLYITGDIATVLPDNLIEFGGRSDDLIKINGYRIEPEEIRKVLSRVAGITDCYITAMKIATEELALCAYYISEREMSIKEMKRMLSEYVPQYMVPVHFIRVREFTLTSNGKLDKHLLPKPESLAVEEIIQPVHEMEKLLAGYWKEVLDLEEVGVCNSFFDIGGNSLKVIEVCQLLKAHVGESEEDLILLFFKYPTIRSFAAYFRSKASIGEEEGQPEDLLISQSRFAKIRKSGLED, encoded by the coding sequence ATGATGAGCATGGAAAAGATCATGATGAATCAGCCGTTGCATTTTTTATTTGAAGAGGCGGTATTGAGATATCCTGAGCATACAGCTGTTATCTGTCAGCAGCAATCCATTTCTTATGCAGCGCTGGATAAAAAAGCGGAAGGAATAAAAAACTATCTCCTGTCGGCTGGGTTGCAAAAAGGAGCTCCTGTGGCGATAATGATGCCATCATCCGTTGAAGCAATTGCTGCGCTGTTGGGTGTTCTAAAGGCCGGTGGGGCTTTTCTGCCTATACATCCGGATATTCCGGCTAATCGGTTTAAATACCTCATGCAAAATAGCGGTTGTGAGTTCCTATTGTTTAAGAATATGCAGCGGCCGCTGCCAGCCGGCGTACATGCATTAGATCTTATGAAAGAGGAAACCTATACAGGGCATGTGCCTGTTCCGGCACCAGCTGTAGTAGGATCAGATCTTGCCTATATTTTATATACATCCGGGTCAACCGGTGATCCTAAAGGTGTGATGATTGAGCATCGCAGTATTGTTAATTATATTACCTGGGCTTCCCGTACCTACCTTCGAGGGGAGCAACTCAATTTTCCCTTGTTTACACCGTTAAGCTTCGATCTCACGCTGACTTCCATCTTTACACCATTGATCAGCGGAAGCACTATTATTGTTTTTGAGGAAGATCTGAGTAAGATCAATTTACATAGGATACTGGAGCATGAAAAAGTAGATATTGTGAAGCTGACGCCGTCACACCTGAAAATGATCAATCGTTTACAGATTACGCGTAGTGCAATAAGAAAGTTTATTGTTGGGGGAGAAGCGCTGGAAACGTCATTGGCGGCGAGTATCACCGGGCAGTTCCCGGATGTTGAAATCTATAATGAATACGGCCCAACGGAGACTACCGTTGGTACTATGGTTTACAAGTATCGTCATGGGGTAGATGATACCCCAACGGTTCCACTGGGGGTCGCAATCGATCACACACAGGTATTTGTACTTGATAGCCAGCTGATACCTGTACCTGAAGGAGAACAGGGCGAAATATACATTAGTGGTGCGGGATTAGCGAGAGGATATGTTGATTCACCGGAACTTACCCGTCATCGGTTTATAGATAATCCATATGCACCTGGCGAGCGGCTATATATTACAGGCGATATTGCTACTGTGTTACCCGATAATCTGATAGAATTTGGAGGCAGAAGCGATGACCTGATAAAAATCAACGGTTATAGAATTGAACCGGAGGAGATCCGGAAAGTACTTTCCAGGGTGGCTGGTATCACCGACTGCTACATTACAGCGATGAAAATCGCCACAGAAGAGCTGGCACTCTGTGCCTATTATATTTCAGAAAGAGAGATGTCAATAAAGGAAATGAAGAGGATGTTGTCAGAGTATGTTCCGCAATACATGGTACCTGTTCATTTTATCAGGGTTAGGGAGTTTACACTTACTTCTAACGGGAAACTGGATAAGCATTTGTTACCTAAGCCGGAATCTCTGGCGGTAGAGGAAATTATTCAACCTGTGCATGAAATGGAAAAACTTTTAGCCGGTTATTGGAAAGAAGTATTGGACCTGGAGGAAGTAGGTGTCTGCAACAGTTTTTTTGATATAGGCGGCAACTCGCTTAAGGTTATTGAAGTCTGTCAGTTGTTGAAAGCGCACGTCGGTGAATCAGAGGAAGATCTTATTCTGCTGTTTTTCAAGTATCCTACTATTCGCTCATTTGCTGCTTACTTTCGTTCAAAAGCTTCAATCGGCGAGGAAGAGGGGCAACCTGAGGATCTCTTAATATCTCAAAGCCGATTCGCAAAAATACGCAAAAGCGGACTGGAGGATTGA
- a CDS encoding polyketide synthase: MNEQLTGLEVAVIGMSCRFPGADNVDAYWENLKNGISSLSFLNDEEINAMPKDYASHPQFVKSKGGRIDGALQFDAAFFGYTPNEAALMDPQTRIMHELVWEALEAAGYNSLDYKGRIGFFVTAGEHTLWEVKAHCSPLCDVVSRFMADKVAQKDYMGSLIAYKLNLTGPVVSLSTACSSSLVAVHMATRALLEGECRIAMAGGISVSLNIPNGYYHEKDMVLSSDGYCRAFDEKADGTVNGQGGAVVVLKRYEEALADGDNIMAVIKGTAVNNDGAQKIGYAAPGIKGQEAVVRSALRMAAVAPETISYVETHGTGTSLGDLIEIEALTKAFNTTRKQYCAIGAVKTNIGHTDTAAGLAGFIKTVLQLRHRLLVPSLHFEKPNPKINFANSPFYVHTTLEKWNSEIYPLRAGVSSFGIGGTNAHVVLEEYLAVKHDAVPSSYHVLSVAAQSATALQQQLANIAVALRQCPEKSLEDICYTLHTGRRHFSHRYSVVAKNREEIWEKINTANVVTAGNVARETPLTVLLFPGQGYQYINMGRQLYEQITTFREAVDTCAEILETHLQEDIRIYISGDIGIEKEEVIYHQHIAQPLMFVISYALTCVLQQWGIKPDAILGQSIGEYVAAFWAGVFELEEVLLLVAVRGKLMEQLPRGVMLYVPMPEYDLQNMLDPELAIATVNEPGCLVAGEETAISELERKLKQLRIITMRLEISHAGHSRLLDGMLDEFALALRRITLKTPTIPFVSNITGDWISAATAVDPQYWIDHIRKTVRLSDGLKKIAAVENAVYIEAGPGNTLGSSLARFYEQQKTPLRVMSLLQRANSSHDDVQYLYTKLSQLWAFGVNIDWTAFYGQQQQKKVALPTYPFDRKVFTLDELPASFGVPDPGQRKNDFRECFYMPGWKRKLIEVPIIETNNEILFINKPGRSGASFAECLQNYVSDVTIVDDWETVVNLPGVIVYFVPGEFIEDITLSYFQDIQQRYFYELLKIARIAGKQNRSTRLFLLTEGLHDVIGNENINPVPSTLLGLLKSINQEYAGLRCYNIDWSDFNDNVDEKVKQLLAEINDNAPEKMIAYRGSYRWVQTLEPMSAQQLIDQPSRIRRGGVYLLAGGLGNVGFVIAEYLATQYGADLIITGRQALPARNTWDAVIGDKQINQQLKYRISKIRKLEATGVNVRYHAADAADEDQMKEVIADALANEGTIHGVIYAVTDIGRHQKSLIADIEPSQVETQFRTKGDGLLILDRLTKDLPMDFFLLLSSVSAIFGGLGYAAYTSANIFMDAFVHYQRKKGHTRYISFNAPGWTYYDDDLCIQAYEKSGYNERMTFSEGVLAVETVLKAVGNGQVFIYLSDLEYKINNWVNVGTQELTPFTTVERKGIRRPDLLTAYIEPGNETERKLAALWEEVFGFDVLGIRDDFFEIGGDSLKAIKLIAKIEHVFHKNVLLNEFLSARTIEQIAQIISDKEKGHYRNIPLSEKRAYYELSSAQKRLYFLQKANPDSISYNEQIVISIRGSITPPDIKYALQQLSARHEAIRTCFIELDGIPYQVVKDMVDIEVVYRNSREDVHQCLQEFIRPFNLQHAPFLRMLVLTSKSGETIIMLDLHHLIIDGISFNIFKRELLSLLKHLTPPPVRLQYRDFSEWQRRYIKRKQLQVQQNYWQKLVDDGAFSELLLPDDNLVYATGDRNAGIIELLVDEKDTNAFRNMLKDNDVTLFNGILALLNVLFYRITGNREVCILSPVLGRRREELQDTIGIFINLVILRNYIPPDILFSSFMKSVYDNTIAAFEQDEYPFEELIKALKKRDAGFRLPEFNVLFTIKDLNEQMPVVEDELSWELSYYNADIYQPKYKLEIVFSEQDTQLQLLFIYDKHALKETTILRIRDYFTSLFAAVLKDADIPVSLLQLEHNINEVISEEADLSFGDFDYN; encoded by the coding sequence ATGAATGAGCAACTGACAGGTCTGGAAGTGGCTGTGATAGGTATGTCCTGCCGATTTCCGGGTGCTGATAATGTAGACGCCTATTGGGAAAACCTGAAAAATGGAATTTCCTCTCTTTCTTTTCTGAACGATGAGGAAATAAATGCCATGCCGAAGGACTATGCCAGTCATCCACAGTTTGTAAAATCCAAAGGAGGCCGGATAGATGGAGCATTGCAATTTGATGCTGCATTTTTTGGCTATACTCCTAATGAGGCAGCGCTTATGGATCCGCAGACCCGCATTATGCATGAACTGGTATGGGAAGCCCTGGAGGCTGCAGGATACAACAGCTTGGATTATAAAGGACGAATTGGCTTTTTTGTTACAGCCGGCGAGCACACTCTCTGGGAAGTGAAAGCGCATTGTTCTCCTCTGTGCGATGTAGTCAGCCGTTTTATGGCAGACAAAGTGGCTCAAAAGGACTATATGGGAAGTCTTATAGCTTATAAGTTAAACCTCACCGGTCCGGTGGTATCGCTTTCTACTGCCTGTTCTTCCTCGTTGGTAGCAGTGCATATGGCAACCAGGGCATTGTTGGAGGGAGAGTGCAGAATAGCAATGGCCGGTGGTATTTCAGTTTCATTGAATATACCCAATGGATACTACCATGAGAAAGATATGGTGCTATCTTCTGATGGCTACTGTCGCGCATTTGATGAAAAGGCGGATGGAACAGTAAATGGTCAGGGTGGGGCTGTAGTGGTGTTAAAAAGATATGAGGAGGCGTTGGCAGATGGAGATAATATTATGGCAGTGATAAAAGGCACCGCTGTTAATAACGATGGGGCGCAGAAAATCGGATATGCCGCACCAGGCATTAAAGGGCAGGAAGCGGTAGTTCGCAGTGCACTTCGTATGGCCGCTGTAGCACCTGAAACCATCAGTTATGTTGAAACACATGGTACAGGTACAAGTCTTGGTGATCTGATTGAAATCGAAGCATTGACAAAAGCATTCAATACCACCCGAAAGCAATATTGTGCAATTGGCGCTGTTAAAACGAATATAGGACATACGGACACTGCCGCCGGTTTGGCAGGATTTATTAAAACAGTCTTACAACTCAGGCATCGCTTATTGGTACCAAGCCTTCACTTTGAAAAGCCTAACCCTAAAATAAATTTTGCCAATTCGCCCTTTTATGTACATACTACACTTGAAAAATGGAATAGTGAAATATATCCATTGAGAGCAGGCGTGAGTTCATTTGGTATAGGGGGCACAAATGCCCACGTTGTACTCGAAGAATACCTGGCGGTGAAACATGATGCCGTGCCGTCTTCTTATCATGTGTTGTCTGTTGCAGCGCAATCTGCAACTGCGTTACAGCAACAGTTAGCCAATATTGCTGTTGCGTTGCGACAATGTCCGGAGAAATCACTGGAAGATATTTGTTATACCCTGCATACAGGGCGACGACATTTTAGCCATCGCTATTCCGTGGTGGCAAAAAACCGGGAAGAGATATGGGAGAAGATCAACACAGCTAATGTGGTAACAGCTGGCAATGTGGCCCGGGAAACTCCTTTAACTGTATTACTGTTTCCTGGTCAGGGTTATCAGTATATCAATATGGGAAGGCAGTTATATGAACAAATAACAACTTTCAGGGAAGCGGTTGACACGTGCGCAGAAATACTGGAGACGCATTTGCAGGAGGATATCCGTATATATATATCAGGCGATATTGGTATAGAGAAGGAAGAGGTTATTTACCATCAACACATTGCCCAACCACTGATGTTTGTTATCTCTTACGCACTCACTTGTGTACTGCAGCAGTGGGGGATAAAGCCGGATGCTATATTGGGACAAAGCATAGGTGAATATGTGGCAGCTTTTTGGGCTGGAGTATTTGAATTAGAGGAAGTATTGCTTTTGGTGGCAGTGCGCGGAAAATTAATGGAACAACTACCGCGCGGAGTAATGTTGTATGTACCGATGCCAGAATACGACCTGCAGAATATGCTGGACCCGGAACTTGCGATTGCCACCGTTAATGAACCCGGTTGTCTGGTAGCTGGTGAAGAAACAGCAATATCAGAACTGGAGCGTAAGTTAAAGCAACTTCGTATTATAACCATGCGCCTTGAAATTTCCCACGCCGGGCATTCTCGTTTGCTGGATGGGATGCTCGATGAATTTGCGTTGGCATTGCGAAGAATAACGTTGAAAACCCCCACTATTCCTTTTGTGTCCAACATTACCGGTGATTGGATTAGCGCTGCCACGGCTGTTGATCCGCAGTACTGGATAGATCACATTAGGAAAACAGTAAGATTATCTGATGGCCTTAAGAAAATTGCAGCTGTGGAAAATGCTGTATATATTGAAGCCGGACCGGGAAATACACTTGGTAGCAGTCTTGCAAGGTTCTATGAACAACAGAAAACACCATTGAGGGTGATGTCCTTGTTGCAACGCGCGAATAGTTCACATGATGATGTGCAATATCTGTATACTAAATTGTCGCAGTTGTGGGCCTTCGGTGTAAATATAGACTGGACAGCCTTTTATGGCCAACAGCAACAAAAAAAAGTGGCGTTACCTACTTATCCGTTTGATAGGAAAGTATTTACACTTGACGAACTGCCGGCTTCTTTTGGAGTGCCCGATCCTGGTCAGCGAAAGAACGATTTCAGAGAGTGTTTTTACATGCCGGGATGGAAAAGAAAGCTTATTGAGGTACCCATTATAGAAACAAATAATGAGATCTTATTTATCAATAAGCCAGGGAGATCCGGGGCTTCTTTTGCTGAGTGCCTGCAGAATTATGTATCCGATGTTACGATTGTAGACGATTGGGAAACAGTCGTGAATCTTCCCGGAGTAATCGTCTATTTTGTCCCCGGGGAATTTATTGAGGATATTACTCTTTCTTATTTCCAGGACATTCAGCAACGATATTTTTATGAGCTGTTGAAAATAGCCAGAATTGCAGGGAAGCAGAATCGAAGTACGCGTTTGTTTTTACTTACAGAAGGACTGCATGATGTGATAGGAAATGAAAATATTAATCCGGTACCGTCCACATTATTGGGGTTGCTAAAAAGTATTAATCAGGAATATGCGGGACTTCGCTGTTATAATATTGACTGGAGTGATTTTAATGACAATGTGGATGAAAAGGTGAAACAGCTGTTGGCAGAGATAAATGACAATGCACCCGAGAAGATGATAGCCTACCGCGGTAGTTATCGTTGGGTACAAACACTGGAGCCGATGTCAGCACAACAGCTGATTGATCAGCCTTCGCGTATTCGTAGAGGTGGCGTTTACCTGCTGGCCGGAGGGCTTGGAAATGTTGGATTTGTGATCGCTGAATACCTCGCTACGCAATACGGAGCAGATCTTATTATCACTGGTAGGCAGGCGTTACCGGCGCGTAATACCTGGGATGCTGTAATTGGTGACAAACAAATCAACCAACAACTAAAATACAGGATTTCTAAGATCAGAAAATTAGAGGCCACGGGTGTAAACGTCCGCTATCATGCTGCGGATGCCGCGGATGAAGATCAAATGAAAGAGGTGATTGCAGACGCTTTGGCCAATGAGGGAACAATACACGGTGTTATTTATGCGGTAACAGATATTGGCCGGCATCAAAAAAGTTTGATAGCCGATATTGAGCCGTCACAGGTTGAAACACAGTTTCGTACTAAAGGAGATGGGCTGTTAATTCTGGATAGGTTGACGAAAGACCTGCCAATGGACTTCTTTCTCCTGCTCTCCTCTGTATCCGCTATATTTGGCGGCCTGGGGTATGCTGCGTACACATCTGCGAATATCTTTATGGACGCATTTGTACACTATCAAAGAAAAAAAGGACATACGCGCTATATTAGTTTTAATGCCCCGGGATGGACTTATTACGATGATGACCTTTGTATACAGGCTTACGAAAAATCCGGCTACAATGAAAGAATGACCTTTTCCGAAGGAGTACTAGCCGTGGAAACTGTTCTGAAAGCCGTGGGGAATGGACAAGTATTTATTTATTTGAGTGATCTTGAATACAAGATAAATAACTGGGTGAATGTTGGTACGCAGGAGTTAACCCCCTTTACCACAGTGGAGAGAAAAGGAATCAGGCGTCCGGATTTACTTACTGCATATATCGAACCTGGAAATGAAACGGAACGAAAACTTGCAGCATTATGGGAGGAAGTCTTTGGTTTTGACGTACTGGGCATTAGGGACGATTTCTTTGAAATTGGAGGAGACTCTCTGAAAGCGATTAAACTGATCGCTAAAATAGAACATGTATTTCATAAAAATGTGCTCCTGAATGAGTTTCTTAGTGCCAGAACTATTGAACAGATAGCGCAGATTATAAGTGACAAAGAGAAGGGGCATTATAGGAACATTCCATTGTCAGAAAAAAGAGCGTATTATGAGCTGTCTTCTGCGCAGAAACGTCTTTATTTCCTTCAGAAGGCAAATCCCGACAGTATTTCTTATAATGAACAGATTGTAATAAGCATTCGGGGAAGTATTACTCCACCGGATATTAAATATGCTTTGCAGCAACTTTCAGCCAGACATGAGGCGATAAGAACATGTTTTATCGAATTGGATGGTATCCCGTATCAGGTAGTGAAGGATATGGTGGATATAGAGGTTGTATATCGTAATAGCAGGGAGGATGTTCATCAGTGCCTGCAGGAATTTATACGGCCTTTTAACCTGCAGCATGCGCCCTTTCTGAGGATGTTGGTGTTAACATCAAAGTCGGGAGAGACTATAATTATGCTGGATCTCCATCATCTTATAATAGATGGTATTTCTTTCAATATATTTAAAAGAGAATTATTATCCCTGCTGAAACATCTGACCCCGCCACCCGTTAGGCTACAATATAGAGATTTTAGCGAATGGCAACGGCGATATATAAAAAGGAAACAGTTGCAAGTGCAGCAAAATTACTGGCAAAAATTGGTGGATGACGGTGCATTCAGCGAGCTTTTACTCCCGGATGATAATCTCGTGTATGCAACTGGCGATCGCAACGCCGGAATAATAGAGTTGCTGGTGGATGAGAAGGATACCAATGCCTTCCGGAATATGCTGAAGGATAATGATGTTACATTGTTTAATGGAATCCTTGCATTGCTGAATGTACTGTTTTACAGGATAACAGGAAATCGGGAAGTATGTATCCTTAGCCCGGTACTGGGAAGAAGAAGGGAAGAACTGCAGGATACGATTGGTATATTTATCAACCTGGTGATACTGAGGAATTATATACCGCCAGATATCCTGTTTTCTTCTTTTATGAAATCAGTTTATGATAATACCATAGCTGCTTTTGAACAGGATGAGTATCCGTTTGAAGAACTTATCAAAGCGTTGAAGAAAAGAGATGCCGGCTTCAGATTACCAGAGTTTAACGTATTGTTTACCATAAAAGACCTCAATGAGCAAATGCCCGTTGTTGAAGACGAGCTGTCATGGGAACTTAGCTATTACAATGCGGACATTTATCAGCCAAAATATAAACTGGAAATCGTTTTTTCGGAACAGGATACACAATTGCAGCTGCTCTTTATATACGATAAACATGCGCTTAAGGAAACTACCATTTTGAGGATAAGAGATTATTTTACTTCATTGTTTGCAGCCGTTCTAAAGGATGCTGATATTCCTGTCAGTCTGCTTCAGTTGGAGCATAATATCAATGAAGTCATATCGGAAGAAGCGGATCTGTCATTTGGAGACTTCGATTATAATTGA